The window aacaccacagcaacgagctctcagaaacaatggagacaaaaacatgaagaattacaacagaatctgacacatgaagtctgaaatgacttctgtctatttgagtttacacaactcagctgtgaTTCCTTTATACAGccaaagtccagcatagagaggctgagtgaatgtggtctggactctgtggaggagagtcatggtttcagagacgctgtagaaggacagaatacctgctctgtgatccaggtacactcctactctggaggaaccaggacctgagacgtgagttttgatgttgttgaaccaaaatgtataactgttaGCAAAACAATCTAACATCCAAGATTTGTCATTAAATCCAAATCGACATTCATTCGagtttcctgctctgctgatattcttgtatgcgactgctacacAAACTCCAtcccctctccactccacctcccagtaacaacgtccagtcagactctctctactcaggacctgactgcatacagtgaatctgtctgggtgactagaataaGACTGTGGTCGACTCAtgaatgttgcttttctgttcccctcagataataacagacatgtgtgtgctgtgtttggatccagtgtgatttcacatgaatattttaagaatccagCTCTGGTTTTGGGTTctgcttctgacagtaaaacgtccacttcagtcactgtcagtgagatgtttgtccatttctccctcaggatgtcctgtagttgatctctgagctctgatacagctgctgtcacatcctcaaagtatctcagaggacggatattgatgctggatgagtctgtaggttcactgagttgtgacagtgaggggtagttgtgtagaaactggttgtgatcctctgtgtgtgagagctgcttcagttcagcgtctttcctcttcagctcagtgatctcctgctccagcttctcctgaagctctttgactcgactcacttcagtttcctgctgggatctgatctgctgcttcacatcagagcttcttttctggatgagacttatcagctcagtgaagatcttctcactgtcctccactgctttatcagcagagcgactgacaGCCTTCAGCTcttgttgaagcagcttcacatctttctctctgtcctggattctctgctggatgttttgtcgactcacctcgagctctctctgcctctcagtcctttctgctgcagctgagactgtgtcatggcctttatgttcatccacagagcagagataacagatactctgctgatcagtacggcagaacatcttcatcacctcatcatgacgagagcagatgttctcctggagcttctccgaggggtcgaccagcttgtgtttctttaaaggAGCTGCATCATAATGAGGCTGcaggtgtttctcacagtaagaggccagacacaccagacaggacttgagggctttcagcttcctcccagtgcagacatcacaggccacatcttcaggtccagcatagcagtgatcagcaggagcagcttggagtccagtcttcttcagctgctccactaaagctgctaacatggtgtttttcaccaggacaggcctcggtgcgAAGGTCTgcctgcactgagggcagctgtagatcttcctctgatcctcttcatcccagaagcctttaatacagctcatgcagtagctgtgtccacagggaatagtcaccggatccttcagtagatccagacagatggaacaagagaaggtttctcggtccagctgatctcctttctgcgccatttcagctctcagtggtAACaactgtctgagtttcacttcctgaGAAATGAAACAAGTTTGAACTTTGATCTGGACAACATGTGTTTCTGCAATAAATGGAGCCTGACAGCTCTTGTGCTAcattacatgttggttacacccatcttcatattgtagatctgaaggggagggaacaaggaaatataagcacagagtggagcttgttgtgtttgagataaggaagaagagggagggcttATCAAGCACAGATTCATTCCAGGTAGAGGAGCAGTTTTAAAAGGATACTGGCTGCTTTTCATTTGGCTAACGTGGCTCCTCGCTTTTCTGACTCACAtctcagctcctcccagcgagaacggaggaatttaattcaccaaaagtgacgtcctcactcactcttatattattatcatgtatATTGAGCCTATCATCTATACCTGTACCTACTGTATATACTTATACTATACTATAGTTCACACATCATGGCTGCAGCTGTTATGTGGAGCGGAGTAGGTGGATCCAGATGCAGGAGACCGTAGGCAGAGTGAGTCTGAAGAATAACTGAAGAATAACTTCTTTATTTAAGCCCAAGTGCAGGCAGAGCAAAACTGAACTGAGTAGAACTGAAGTAAACAATATAGAACAAAGGAGAGCAGAgcaaaggatccaacaaaactggactgaaaaccaggacttaaatacaaaaacaacaaggaacaggtggcaagacacaagggcaggcgaggagctgattggctggggatgACACAAGGAGCAGGACTAACGAGACTGATGCAGGACAGGTATGGAGCACAGGAACACagaagggaaacacagagcaaacccaaaaaacccagaaaacacaatataaccATGCACAAACCATCCCAGAACTCGTATGAATACAACTTAAATAAGTGCACAAATCACAACGagcacacacagcaaaataaactcCAGCATTATAGCTGTTGACAAAACCATGAATAAATCAGTCTGTAAAACAGAGTGGCTGTATATTAAGGCTGcatgaaacaacataaattgaatgaaaagaaaaatgcagctCTGACTAAGATAGCTAGTATTTAGTTCACTTTAGCATTTAGTTCCTATGAGAGTCGATGTAGCCagcaacagtatctcaagtagtccttaaatataatctgcaacctctcttatctgtccttcttcccactcagtccagtcttaaACAGGCAGAAAAGCCTGATGGCAACTGGTGGAGTGGTGGAgggacacagagccagactgggacagaaccataacagcagctgttgtaCTACTGGACTTCTTTTATACAATTCACTTACACAATCTAAGGTATTGAAAGGTATAAATTGGATATAGTTTGTTTAACATCACCACTCTAATTtctttaatctctttttttaatttcatttattttttcaagctTAACtgtattacagtacatttacagcaACATGTTGCTATTACAACCTTTACTCCAGCTAATGAGcaaaaattgaataaaacagatcaaacagaaaactaaaaactttACAGTGCAGTGAGAGATATGAATAAATGTCCCCAAATGTAACATCCTAAAAGAATAATACTACAAATTTTCAGAAATTTGACACTCTTCTTGACCCTCATTTCAGTCAATTGTTGTTAAAATCAAGTTTGACTGGTATATacatatagaaacaacaaatggaCAACAACATGCAGTGTCTTTATATGAGTCAAACAGCGTCTGTAAACAAGGATACCAGTAGTACAAAGGTGTGCAAGAGTGCAAAGAGTgctgaataaatattgaatgggtaatgtaatgaattattttatatacatatggTAAGtgtctgcttacaactacagtgtgttataaaccatttattaccTGTTTATTTACTGCTTATAACATATGTAAGCATTAACAAATTATGCACATAAAATACCTccatttctgcctttttcttttggttgaaTGATTTTGAAATAGTTTATTTGTGCTTACGGCaatagtggaagaagtactcagatcctttacttaagtaaaggtatcaataccacaatgtaaatttacttcattacaagtaaagtctggatttaaaaaaacgtacttaagtaaaagtatataagtattacCAGGTAAATTAAATTGAAGTACTTACAGACATACAATGCAAGATTTGTCGGTTgcttgtttcacagcagttagcCTACAtactaaagcacaaataaagaaGCCTGCACCTCCaaacaaccctgcaggaaggtgccgcattgccggactttgtgtgaatgcagagtttcatcctgtctgctgtggcctctctgctctgcgtgtgtgtagctcagccccgccctcggtcaacagacacacagacctgcagctctttatacatccatgacacagagacagagagcagagcggagcagagaaaagagacgGAGACAGCCATGTAACCTGGTCGATACGCTATGAGTCCTAaccaacatgcattttggcaaagtccattctgtgtttttgtgtctccctcttaaaAGTTGGGTCTGCCTGGGTCTTCTACCGTCATTCAGACAGTGAGCGGACAGCACAACTTGAAACTATTCTCCTTGAACTTGAatatcagcttggatctgtattgaagttttccttggttctttctcaaTCATTCAATCTTTCTGTTCAATTTCtggccaattttcctcttgccaccacatccagagatgttggctacagttccatgggccttaaacttcttaataatattggcaacagtggtcacaagAACATCAGGCTCTTTGGAGATAGTCTTGTAACCTTTATGTTGACCATGCTTTGCtgttaccttttttctaatatcttcagaccactctctagttttccttctgttttccatgttcaatgtgatgcacacagcgGCACAAAATAGCAGAGTgagtcattttctccttttaaactggctgcatgagtgattataagactgaaaacacctgcaatactaattaaaacacaatagtctgcttaaacTATCACTACCAATCAGTTATTTCTAACAAAttctaaagggtaccaataattttgttgaacatagacatagacatagacatagattgaaacatagacatgcattgatagtaaaatatctttgaatttcaacactgttcagtatgaatggtgcattattttaataaaatgcaagggtaccaataCTTCTGTCCAcgtctgtgtatgtgcacatcaTGTTAATATGTGCCATTTACTGGCTGtagacattttcattcattatttcatattttataaaagcaCATGTAGGCTTCTCCTcaggtacacctgcacacagtttttcaggtacttggctGGTGGGTTGTTCATGCATCTTGGAGAAGGGTTAATACTTTTTACAGGCACTTTTCCACTGTGGTAGGTAAAGTATCAGAAATGCTCCAACCCTGCAGCAGGAACCTGAGGATAAAGTCATGGCTGCAGTCAGCTTCCACTGTGTAGTTTTTCCTGTTGATCCTCAGATATCAATGTGTGAGGTCACATTACTACACGCTTGATAACATATCACTGTAGATAACTGTGTCAAAACTATTCACTGTGTTCTAGTTTTGTCAACCATGTATgtgaaaaaaactaatttacaaaaaaaaacaggcaggtGAAAGTGAACCACAACTGTTGTTAGTGGTGAATGTTTGGtgacttgttcaacaagctaagctgcagcaCAAGACgcgtgttcatgtttgtaagttagataagaaggagacgaAGCTAATGTGGTTTgctgttcagagtctgtggctcttgtgttgtggagcaggatgctatcaggctcagtgtgaccgtctgctctagTGATGATACAATGACATGATATCACTTTATGCAAAGATTTAATTTGCTGTATcgaaataaggactccagctacaTAAGTGGATGAACAgtatttaatggaaataatgtAAAGGGGGAcaccatcatgaaatcaaagaatttaaaatataaatttctcccctttgctttttttctcagaacacaggacaagtgatttacagagcagatatgttgctgtagtagacaaacaattgctgtttaatttcagttggactttaaagacCTTGTAGTTATATTGTATAGTATGTAGTATTGCAATTTACGCACTGTCCTCATTATAAGGTACCATTCTGAGAAGTAAGCCAGCCTGAACGATCAGGCTTCTGGAAAGGAGTCTCGTAGAGAGGGCGACCCTCTTTAAGATTCCAAATCCAATTATATCAGATCTGGATCACTTACATATGTGGTCCTATCTGATTTATATCTGGTCTCTGGCTATGCGACCACTGTCAGAATGGTCAGATCAGACTCTATGTGGTTTTCTTAacgtctcatttctctgcatttatcGCCTGTTGTCATCATTCAGTTTCAGCACCTCACGAATCTGTAAAAATTAATATGGAGGAGAGCAACAACAGTGACGGAGGTCAATGGAAAGGTGAGGAAGTTTCACATTGGTTGGACATTTATGGAGAAGCTGCTATTCAAGCTACACTGGAAGGAACTTATCATAACCGTATGCTGGCACAGCCACATCATCCATGTTTATGATTTAACGTTATTCTTGAACGCATGTGGGTCACATGTTGGTTAAATCTGAGCATGTGTTGCAGTTTAGGACCTCAACAGTATTCACACCGGAGCCGGATACATGCCACTGACGAACATGAATCTGGaccaacaacacaaaaagatcagatctGACTAAAAAATCAGAATTGAGCATTAAGGCCTGTGATGAGAACAAAGCCTATGATACAGGATGTGAGAATGATGAAtataatttctgtcatttttcttttaacctctgacaacaaaatgtactttccGTTAGCTGAACCTGACATGGTACGATCtaaaactgtgcacacatgcCGGCTGTTCTGAGGAAAACATCAGAAATTGTTCACATGATCATCTAATGGCAAcgtttatttatattgtgtagagaaaaacaagcacacagaTACAATACCAGAAAGAAAAGTCACCACAGTTCATCAGTATAATTTGTGGCTCCACTTCTATCATACAAACAGATTTTGTGGTGGGTTTTTTTACACAGATCTGTTGGCGTTGGCTTCATTCTGGCCTGTTTCTAAACATCCAGAGGACACTGAGCGTGTCAGCAGCGAGGTTTCTCGTTCTCAGTGCCGGTCTTGGTGATGAAGAGTCTtttgaggaagaggagctgcaggtaCCCGGAGGTGACGATGAGGAGGCTGAGGGCCACCGACCACCAGGTGACGTACTGCGAGTTGGACTGCAGCAGGAAGAAGTCGGCGCTCTTCATCATGCGGTCGAAGGCGTAGTGGCGGATCGTGTGGAAAACGTAGAGCTCCACCTTGTGAGTCGAACCCTGCAACATCAGAACAGACACATCCAATAAAATACTACAAACATTAATACTGTTACTGCCATAACTATTACAAATACTAGTACCACCATTACTACTCACACTCATTACTGCTACTGTCCTTTCTTTAACctaataacacaaaaaatagaGGTACCtttactatcattattatttattattattgcaaatTGAGCCCAAATACATCAGTATTGTAAATTTATCTACAGATTTGATCAGATATATTGTTATCTGTGTCTCCATTCAAGTTAATTGTTCAACTGTTCAATGTCCTGCTCGCTACATATTTTGGTCACAAATTtaagattaaaatgttttaaatatttaagcaCATGTATTACGTATGtgaatatatatgtttgtttgttttttacttttacttacttttgaTTTACATAATCACATGAAATTCTATTTTTCTTCCCATAGAGCCCAGGAAGTGTAGTTGTTGTGAATGTAACAGTTAACggggatccaaataaacaaacacattttaagaacCAGATTTAAGCTAtctttatcaatatttatgtatttatgtaaaaatatatcgaccaatataaaaaataatgggccaatatattaaataaacattgaaatatcAACATGGACCTAAAAGAAATCCTTTATTGTTTGTTCTCTAATTGCAACACAACCCATACTGCTAGCACTGCAATTACTTTTATATGCACAGTACTTCTAATAaaaacactactactactatgaTTACTATCACATCTACTATCACAACAACACCATCATCAGAAACTTCTATTACTGCTATTACTATTAAAACAATCACTACTACCACTTTTaccaaaactaaaactataatttctcaattaaacaaagataaaactgaagtaattgtttttggagtcAAGGAAGAGCAATTAAAAATCAACACTCAGCTTCaattgataatgttaaaaaccacaaaccaagccagaaatcttggtgtagtcatggactcagacctgaattcaCAGGtaaagacttttctgtttgattgCTGCACATTTCACAGtgctacttttctttttctgcctttgattaaatcaaattttagGGTTAATATCTCACACTGcaatgtaacttttattctcctgttttatccgTCTTATTCAGTGGTGAAAAataaccaagtacatttactcaagtactgtaattaagtaaaaattttgaggtacttgtactttacttgagtatttccatttgatgctactttatacttccactacatttcagagggaaatattgtactttctactccactacatttatttgacagctttaattacctatcagatcaatattttacacataaaacatttgatcaatttGTTATATATGTGTTATAAATTAACTATTCAACAGTATAATGTGTtgaaagcattaaaatgttttagtgaagaaagctgaaagtacagagactgactgacaaacgtttgtctgctctgaacatgaactctgtactttgtggtgtttcaggaggaaaactgcctcaaataaactctcattttagtttcacattttctccacaaagctttgaatgagatcctgagatgaagacagaagaaaacactttgctcactgttgaaataataactttattgattatgtaaagcttcagattgttcacacatctgatcagtaaagtctgttaaatgactcttgttcaatgatttcatgtacagattcacttcatccacacaatcagttagtttaacccagaatgtacaagaacataacaaatgattattatcatgataattacaatttgattgtacatttctt is drawn from Thunnus thynnus chromosome 5, fThuThy2.1, whole genome shotgun sequence and contains these coding sequences:
- the LOC137183778 gene encoding uncharacterized protein translates to MAQKGDQLDRETFSCSICLDLLKDPVAIPCGHSYCMSCIKGFWDEEDQRKIYSCPQCRQTFAPRPVLGKNTMLAALVEQLKKTGLQAAPADYCYAGPEDMACDVCTGRKLKALKSCLVCLASYCETHLQRHYDVAPLKKHKLIDPSEKLQENICSRHDEVMKMFCRTDQQSICYLCSVDEHKGHDTVSAAAERTERQRELEVSRQNIQQRIQDREKDVKLLQQEVEAVNRSADKAVEDSEKIFTELIRLIQKRSSDVKQQIRSQQETEVSRVKELQEKLEQEITELKRKDAELKQLSHTEDHIQFLHNYPSLSQLSASTDSSSINIRPLRYFEDVTAAVSELRDQLQDILREKWTNISLTVTEVDVLLSEAEPKTRAGFLKYSREITLDPNTANTCLLLSEGNRKATYMSRPQSYSNHPDRFIYNVQVLSRESLTGRCYWEVDSRGGRVGVAVAYKNISRAGDSNECRFGVSDKSWMLYCNTDSYIFWFNNIQTPVSGPGSSRVGVYLDHTAGILSFYSVSETMTLLHRVQTTFTQPLYAGLCPYYGVTAELCKLKGSTHKVELYVFHTIRHYAFDRMMKSADFFLLQSNSQYVTWWSVALSLLIVTSGFMFVSGMYPAPHKSCQAPFIAETHVVQIKVQTCFISQEVKLRQLLPLRAEMAQKGDQLDRETFSCSICLDLLKDPVTIPCGHSYCMSCIKGFWDEEDQRKIYSCPQCRQTFAPRPVLVKNTMLAALVEQLKKTGLQAAPADHCYAGPEDVACDVCTGRKLKALKSCLVCLASYCEKHLQPHYDAAPLKKHKLVDPSEKLQENICSRHDEVMKMFCRTDQQSICYLCSVDEHKGHDTVSAAAERTERQRELEVSRQNIQQRIQDREKDVKLLQQELKAVSRSADKAVEDSEKIFTELISLIQKRSSDVKQQIRSQQETEVSRVKELQEKLEQEITELKRKDAELKQLSHTEDHNQFLHNYPSLSQLSEPTDSSSINIRPLRYFEDVTAAVSELRDQLQDILREKWTNISLTVTEVDVLLSEAEPKTRAGFLKYSCEITLDPNTAHTCLLLSEGNRKATFMSRPQSYSSHPDRFTVCSQVLSRESLTGRCYWEVEWRGDGVCVAVAYKNISRAGNSNECRFGFNDKSWMLDCFANSYTFWFNNIKTHVSGPGSSRVGVYLDHRAGILSFYSVSETMTLLHRVQTTFTQPLYAGLWLYKGITAELCKLK